A stretch of DNA from Parvularcula bermudensis HTCC2503:
TACCCGCCCCTGCCAGGCGATAGGGCCTGCGGCCGCCAAGCGAGCGTCAACAGCGTCGACATCACGAATGAAGAGCGCGTTTGACGCGTTCAAGCCGACTATAGGCTGCTCGGCCAATCGCTTTGCCCACGGATCGTAATAGCGTTCAACGAACCCGGCCCCTTCGAGCAGGGAGACCACATCAGGGTCGGCCGTCTCCGCCTCGACGGCCAACAGGGTCTTTGAGGCCAAGACGGTCGAGGCGCCCTTTAGAACCGGTGCCTCAAAGCCCTCGACATCGAGTTTCGCCACGACCGCCGATGCGGCCCCCTCAATATCGTCCAATCGCTTGACCGGGACGGACTGGACCGCCCGATCGGACGCTGTGGCAACCCGGTTCATCGCGTCTTGCCCAGTGGTAAAGGACAAGGTGCCAGCGCAATCCCCCAAGGCGCAGTTTTCGATCCGAACCAAGCTCTCCGCCCCATTCGCCACGACATT
This window harbors:
- a CDS encoding FkbM family methyltransferase, which translates into the protein MRRTVRFLNTHPLNRRTPWIGYWNFARWQAKSPFLREKARVEWIDGACLMVSKGMVGATGNIYCGLHEFADMAFILDMLTPEDLFLDIGANVGSYTILAAGARQARAISFEPDPVTVRHLEENVVANGAESLVRIENCALGDCAGTLSFTTGQDAMNRVATASDRAVQSVPVKRLDDIEGAASAVVAKLDVEGFEAPVLKGASTVLASKTLLAVEAETADPDVVSLLEGAGFVERYYDPWAKRLAEQPIVGLNASNALFIRDVDAVDARLAAAGPIAWQGRVLRP